A window of Chlorocebus sabaeus isolate Y175 chromosome 14, mChlSab1.0.hap1, whole genome shotgun sequence contains these coding sequences:
- the TTC32 gene encoding tetratricopeptide repeat protein 32 isoform X1 — protein sequence MEGQQGQESHATLTLAQAHFNKGEYAEAETLYSAYIRQCACAASSGESPGSKCSPEDLATAYNNRGQIKYFRVDFYEAMDDYTSAIEVQPNFEVPYYNRGLILYRLGYFDDALEDFKKVLDLNPGFQDATLSLKQTILDKEEKQRRNVEKNY from the exons ATGGAAGGACAGCAGGGGCAAGAAAGCCACGCAACCCTAACACTCGCCCAGGCTCATTTCAACAAGGGCGAGTACGCGGAGGCCGAGACGCTGTACTCCGCTTACATTCGCCAGTGCGCCTGCGCAGCCTCCAGCGGCGAGAGTCCCGGGAG CAAATGCAGCCCTGAGGATTTGGCTACTGCATATAACAACAGGGGGCAAATCAAGTACTTCAGGGTTGATTTTTATGAAGCCATGGATGACTACACATCTGCCATAGAAGTCCAACCCAATTTTGAAGTTCCATATTACAACAGAGGGTTGATACTGTATAGGCtgg GATATTTTGATGATGCTTTGGAAGATTTCAAGAAGGTCTTAGACTTAAATCCTGGATTTCAAGATGCTACTTTGAGCTTAAAACAGACTATtctagacaaagaagaaaaacaaagaagaaatgttgaaaaaaattattga
- the TTC32 gene encoding tetratricopeptide repeat protein 32 isoform X2, translated as MDDYTSAIEVQPNFEVPYYNRGLILYRLGYFDDALEDFKKVLDLNPGFQDATLSLKQTILDKEEKQRRNVEKNY; from the exons ATGGATGACTACACATCTGCCATAGAAGTCCAACCCAATTTTGAAGTTCCATATTACAACAGAGGGTTGATACTGTATAGGCtgg GATATTTTGATGATGCTTTGGAAGATTTCAAGAAGGTCTTAGACTTAAATCCTGGATTTCAAGATGCTACTTTGAGCTTAAAACAGACTATtctagacaaagaagaaaaacaaagaagaaatgttgaaaaaaattattga